The Tolypothrix sp. PCC 7712 region CAGGGCGCACACCGGCTAATCCGCAAGCTTTCCCTACCATTTTTTGGGCGAGGGTGTAGCCTTTACCTGTATCTTCCGGTGCTTGGGGACGAATAAATAAGATGCTGGGTTCTAAACCGAGTGCTTGGCGGGTTTTGTCGGTGAGGGTACGCCCAATTAATAAAGGAATACGTCCACCTGCACGGACTTCATCAAGGATGGTATCGGGTTTGAGGTTGAAGGTGGAAATCACATCACCTGCTTCGTTGGTGATTTCGCCTTTGTAGGGATGGATGGTAATCACGTCACCTGTTTCTAACTTGGTGACATCACACTGAATTGGCAAAGCACCAGCATCTTCAGCTGTATTAAAGAAGATTGGCGCGATCGCACCACCTAAAATATATCCCCCAGCGCGTTTGTTGGGAACAAAGGGAATATCATTACCCATGTGCCACAATACGGAATTGATGGCAGATTTCCGGGAGGAACCCGTACCCACTACATCCCCGACGTAAGCCACAGGATGTCCTTTTTTCTTTAAATCGGCAATGGTTTTTAAGCTTCCCGGTTGCCGTGACTCTAGCATCACTAAGGCGTGTAAGGGAATATCCGGGCGAGTGGTAGCACTTTGGGCGGGGGATAAGTCGTCGGTGTTGGTTTCCCCAGGAACTTTGAAGACTGTAACGGTAATTGTCTCTGGGAGTTGGGGACGAACAGTAAACCACTCAGCTTCCGCCCATGAATCTATGACGCGTTTGGCATAGGGATTGGTTTTGGATAGTTCCAAAACATCATGGAAAGCATCATACACCAACAAAATTTTGCTGAGAGCGTTGGCGGCATAAGCAGCGATGGGTTCCTTTCCTTGTCCCTGCATGACTAAAGGAGTTTCAGCAGAGTCTGATACAGAGACAGTGGGAGTTTGCAGCAATTCAATTAAAGATTGCACATTGTAGCCACCTACCATCGTTCCCAGTAATTCTACTGCTTGGATGGGTGAAATTAAGGGGCTTTTGGTTTCACCTTTGGCAATGGCTGTGAGAAACCCTGCTTTGACATAAGCTGCGGCATCAACTCCAGGGGGTATGCGATCGCGCAATAAATGCAATAATGTATCTTCTTCACCCTTGGGCGGATTCTTCAGTAATTCGCACAACTGGGAAGTTTGCTTGGCATCTAGCGGTAAGGGGGGAATTCCTAATTCAGCTCTTTCTACAACGTGTTGACGATATGATTCCAACATTCTACACTCCAAGATATTAGCCAAAAATGGTTTTAGTGTTTATAATCACTGCCTATATTTCAGGAGAACTCAAGCTTACAAGTCTTCTTTCACGGTATCAACTGGTAATGAGTCTCCCTACTTGAAGTTTTTGGTCTGGCCAGGACTTATAATTATCACTGTATAGCTACTTCTGCCAATAAATCTATTTGAAAATAATTTTTGGGTTGGCATTTCTCGACTTGGTTGTGTGTCTATTCATCAGATAAAATATTTCCTTTGTTAGTTAAATTACATTCTTTTTGTATATGTCCAAAACATACACCGTTGAAATCATCCATCAAGGTGAGAGCCACACTTTACAAGTCCCTGAAAATGAAACTATCTTAGCAGTTGCCGATCAAGCTGGTTTAGAATTACCTAGTTCTTGTCATGCAGGTGTTTGTACAACTTGCGCGGGTAAAATTATCTCCGGTTCTGTGGATCAAACTGATGGTATGGGCGTTAGTCCAAATTTACAAAAACAAGGTTACGTGTTGCTTTGTGTAGCTAAACCTCTGTCTGATATCAAATTGGAAACAGAACAAGAAGATACACTTTATCAGTTGCAATTTGGCAAAGACTAATTAAAGAATGAAGTATAAAGGCT contains the following coding sequences:
- a CDS encoding 2Fe-2S iron-sulfur cluster-binding protein — translated: MSKTYTVEIIHQGESHTLQVPENETILAVADQAGLELPSSCHAGVCTTCAGKIISGSVDQTDGMGVSPNLQKQGYVLLCVAKPLSDIKLETEQEDTLYQLQFGKD